Proteins encoded within one genomic window of Formosa agariphila KMM 3901:
- a CDS encoding DNA/RNA helicase domain-containing protein: protein MKNQWPLVYFIQNESKRVAYVGESTNFSNRIQNHLANPKKANAFNQISIIGSDKFNKSATLDIESKLIQYISSEGTYELQNGNHGLINHNYYQQDLYKNLFKDIWSKLIENKIVSKSLEEIENSELFKYSPYKSLNEDQYNSVLEIIEALTEKKSNKIFIKGSAGTGKTILATYLIKLLGSDVSNTNMDDFSDNEIQEINLIRAYKEKYPKAEIGFVVAMSSLRKTLQNVFRKIPDLKSSMIISPSDTFKKKYDLLIVDEAHRLRQYKNIGWMGVFKKNNRKLGLDDTGTELDWIIANSKNQIFFYDSAQSVKPSDIPSHHFDKLLSESNTIEIELKSQMRSNGGNDYITFVDDLLNVKRGNKNFYSPENYDIVVFDSLKDMYQQLSIQEEKYSLCRLVAGYSWPWASQKDDNAIDIEIDGVELQWNKIDKDWINSENSFNEVGCIHTTQGYDLNYTGVIFGEEISFNNITNQIEIDKSKYFDKNGKRGLDDIEALKEYIINIYKTIMYRGIRGVYIYACDKNLRAYFKEHIATFQTESKLSILPFTDVKPFVNAVPVFDIYAAAGNFSELQVQSELENYKWVELPINISAREDYFVCQIIGESMNKKIENGSWCLFKTDPGGSREGKIVLVEHYNIQDSDFGAGYTIKSYHSEKIITDESWVHKSIILKPLSFDSTYENIVLDDTEINELKIMGEFVTVLDF, encoded by the coding sequence GTGAAAAACCAATGGCCGTTAGTTTATTTTATACAAAATGAATCTAAACGAGTTGCATATGTTGGTGAATCAACTAATTTTTCAAACAGAATTCAAAACCATCTAGCTAATCCTAAAAAAGCAAATGCTTTTAATCAAATATCAATAATTGGTTCTGATAAGTTTAATAAATCAGCTACACTTGATATCGAATCAAAATTAATTCAATACATTTCTTCCGAAGGTACTTATGAATTGCAAAATGGAAATCATGGATTAATTAATCATAACTATTACCAACAAGATTTATATAAAAATCTTTTTAAAGATATTTGGAGTAAACTCATCGAGAATAAAATAGTAAGTAAATCTCTCGAAGAAATAGAAAACTCTGAACTTTTTAAATACTCTCCTTACAAATCACTAAATGAAGATCAGTATAATTCTGTTTTGGAAATTATTGAAGCTTTAACAGAAAAAAAGTCCAATAAAATATTCATTAAAGGTAGTGCAGGAACAGGGAAGACAATTTTGGCGACCTATTTAATTAAATTGCTTGGTTCTGATGTTTCCAACACTAATATGGACGATTTTAGTGATAATGAAATTCAAGAAATAAATCTAATTCGAGCATATAAAGAGAAATATCCTAAAGCAGAAATTGGATTTGTTGTTGCGATGAGTTCACTTCGGAAAACTTTACAGAATGTATTTAGAAAGATACCAGATTTAAAATCATCAATGATTATTAGTCCTTCAGATACGTTTAAAAAAAAGTACGATTTATTGATAGTTGATGAAGCTCATCGTTTAAGACAATATAAAAATATTGGATGGATGGGAGTTTTTAAAAAGAATAACCGAAAATTAGGTCTTGACGATACGGGAACAGAATTAGATTGGATAATAGCAAATAGTAAAAATCAAATATTCTTTTACGATTCAGCTCAATCTGTTAAGCCTTCAGATATTCCTTCACACCATTTTGATAAACTATTAAGCGAATCTAATACCATAGAGATAGAGTTGAAATCTCAAATGCGTTCTAATGGCGGAAATGATTACATCACATTTGTAGATGATTTACTAAACGTTAAACGTGGAAATAAGAATTTCTATAGTCCAGAGAATTATGATATTGTTGTTTTCGACTCTTTGAAAGATATGTATCAGCAATTATCTATTCAAGAAGAGAAATATAGTTTATGCAGATTAGTTGCTGGTTATTCATGGCCTTGGGCTTCTCAAAAAGATGATAATGCAATTGATATTGAAATAGATGGGGTTGAATTACAATGGAATAAAATAGATAAAGATTGGATAAATTCAGAGAATTCATTCAATGAGGTTGGGTGTATACATACAACGCAAGGGTATGACTTGAATTATACAGGTGTAATATTTGGGGAAGAAATATCATTTAACAACATTACAAATCAGATAGAAATTGATAAATCGAAGTATTTTGATAAAAATGGAAAAAGAGGATTAGATGATATAGAAGCACTCAAAGAATATATTATAAATATCTATAAAACCATAATGTATAGGGGGATAAGAGGTGTCTATATTTATGCTTGCGATAAGAATTTAAGAGCATATTTTAAAGAGCATATTGCGACTTTTCAAACTGAAAGTAAATTAAGTATTTTACCTTTTACAGATGTTAAACCTTTCGTAAATGCAGTACCTGTGTTTGATATTTATGCAGCGGCAGGTAATTTTAGTGAATTACAAGTCCAATCTGAATTAGAAAATTATAAGTGGGTGGAATTGCCTATTAATATATCAGCTAGAGAAGATTATTTTGTTTGTCAAATTATTGGAGAGTCCATGAATAAGAAAATTGAAAATGGCTCTTGGTGCTTATTCAAGACAGATCCAGGAGGTAGTAGAGAAGGTAAGATAGTTTTGGTTGAACATTACAATATTCAAGATTCTGATTTTGGAGCAGGTTATACCATCAAATCTTATCATAGTGAAAAAATAATTACAGATGAAAGTTGGGTTCATAAATCAATAATACTTAAACCTCTATCTTTTGATTCTACTTATGAAAATATTGTATTAGATGATACTGAAATAAACGAACTAAAAATTATGGGAGAATTTGTTACTGTATTAGATTTCTAG
- a CDS encoding nucleotide pyrophosphohydrolase — protein sequence MSDIKKITAKLIEFRDERDWEQFHNPKDLALAINIEAGELLEEFLWKKPQEANRESVKEELADVLAYAFLLANKYDFDVEEIVLEKIESNGKKYPIDKAKGSAKKYNKL from the coding sequence ATGAGTGACATAAAGAAAATAACAGCTAAATTAATTGAATTCAGAGATGAACGAGATTGGGAACAATTTCATAATCCTAAAGATTTAGCTTTAGCAATAAATATTGAAGCAGGTGAATTACTCGAAGAATTCTTATGGAAAAAACCACAAGAGGCAAATAGAGAATCTGTTAAAGAAGAATTGGCAGATGTTCTTGCTTATGCTTTTTTACTTGCCAACAAATATGACTTTGATGTAGAAGAAATTGTATTAGAAAAAATAGAAAGTAATGGGAAGAAATACCCTATTGATAAAGCAAAAGGTAGTGCTAAAAAGTATAATAAACTATGA